A window of the Acidobacteriota bacterium genome harbors these coding sequences:
- a CDS encoding DUF481 domain-containing protein yields MKQSLKWTALWLGVLLFPGLTGAEEEERKLGWSDVAELTYVATGGNAEAETLGLRNVLEHQWEKARFELVAAALRAESTVTPRTAIGDGTGGFRVREDSESDLTAENYLLAGRYDRHLTDAFFWFFGARWERNEFAGFENRYVGIAGVGNVWFDDETTALRTDYGLTYTKQDDIFEGENSDDGYLGLRLSYDYRRLLTESTTFTNVLAIDTNFDETSDYRADTTLALAVAMSERLALKTSLQLLYDNQPALTEVDLVTPVASPGSQTVLVELDDLDSIFSVALVVSF; encoded by the coding sequence ATGAAGCAGAGCCTGAAGTGGACCGCACTCTGGTTGGGAGTGTTGCTGTTCCCCGGACTGACCGGGGCCGAGGAGGAGGAAAGAAAGCTTGGCTGGTCGGATGTCGCCGAGCTCACCTATGTTGCGACCGGGGGCAACGCCGAGGCCGAAACCCTCGGCCTGCGGAATGTCCTGGAGCACCAGTGGGAGAAGGCTCGATTCGAGCTGGTGGCGGCGGCCTTGCGGGCCGAATCGACGGTGACGCCGCGTACCGCGATCGGCGATGGCACCGGCGGCTTTCGGGTGCGGGAGGACTCGGAGTCGGACCTGACGGCGGAGAACTACCTGCTCGCCGGGCGCTACGACCGCCATCTGACGGATGCATTTTTCTGGTTTTTCGGGGCTCGTTGGGAGCGCAACGAGTTCGCCGGCTTCGAGAACCGTTACGTCGGTATCGCCGGTGTCGGCAATGTTTGGTTCGACGACGAAACCACCGCCCTGCGCACCGACTACGGCCTTACCTACACCAAGCAAGATGATATCTTCGAAGGCGAAAATTCCGACGATGGTTATCTCGGCCTGCGATTGTCCTACGACTATCGGCGCCTGCTGACGGAGAGCACCACGTTCACCAACGTCCTGGCGATCGATACCAACTTCGATGAGACTTCCGACTATCGGGCCGACACGACTCTAGCGCTGGCCGTGGCGATGAGCGAGCGCTTGGCTCTCAAGACCAGCTTGCAACTGCTTTACGACAATCAGCCAGCCCTGACGGAAGTCGACCTGGTGACCCCAGTGGCGTCACCCGGCTCCCAGACGGTGCTGGTCGAGCTGGACGATCTGGATTCCATCTTTTCAGTCGCTTTGGTGGTGAGCTTCTAG
- a CDS encoding RNA polymerase sigma factor, whose amino-acid sequence MSSLEDLPDEELVERWRQAEDRDLRAFEILVARHEAQVLANCRYLTGGSEEARDLAQEVFVKAFFGVDGFEGRARFGTWVQRIKINHCLNFLEKNKLRNAVSLEDEVVAVAPQMQVPSRAEQEVVSRRDRRRIAAILRQLPDTLRVPLVLRDADGLSYQQIADTLGVGLSAVKMRIKRGREEFRRRYRREVEG is encoded by the coding sequence ATGAGCTCGCTCGAAGACCTTCCCGATGAAGAGCTGGTCGAGCGCTGGCGGCAGGCGGAAGACCGAGACTTGCGGGCTTTCGAGATTCTGGTGGCGCGCCACGAGGCCCAGGTGCTGGCCAATTGCCGTTACCTGACGGGCGGCTCGGAGGAGGCTCGGGACCTTGCTCAGGAGGTCTTCGTGAAGGCCTTCTTCGGTGTCGACGGATTCGAGGGCCGGGCACGTTTCGGGACCTGGGTCCAGCGCATCAAGATCAACCACTGCCTCAACTTCCTGGAGAAGAACAAGCTCCGGAATGCGGTGTCCCTGGAGGACGAGGTGGTGGCCGTGGCGCCGCAGATGCAGGTGCCGTCGCGGGCCGAGCAGGAGGTGGTGTCGCGGCGCGATCGGCGACGCATCGCGGCGATCTTGCGCCAGTTGCCCGACACCTTGCGGGTGCCCCTGGTGTTGCGCGATGCCGATGGCCTCAGCTACCAGCAGATCGCCGACACTTTGGGCGTCGGGCTTTCGGCGGTCAAAATGAGAATCAAACGTGGCCGAGAAGAGTTTCGCCGACGCTACCGGCGGGAGGTGGAAGGATGA
- a CDS encoding mechanosensitive ion channel: MMTIAGRVLLLAVLIWCLPMTLAAQEPDPGATAGTSVSSAEVDNPTAPATAPDPAPTDPAATADQDPSVVGTVVGGAQRTASSSVGAVGEAVSETAGAVSGGLAEVASQGKAQWREVLMPMGQRFAAAFPSVVKAIALLLLFWLVALLAGAAVRKVLSLTDKDEKLARDWGLEGFLKRSDGSERKVDDIAGTVVKWIILLFGFVAFFNALDLELVASPLQNVLNTVTGAVPSLLKAAVILLAYWAIGSVVKLAATKGLGALGFDQRAGRFLPPREIKGETVGPSALVGRLLFYIILLLGILPFLQALGQESLVAPLRDMMAKVLGFIPNIVAALILLFVGKIIATVVREIVTNFLAATGIDGVAERFGFGQGEKTKKVSEIAGAVAFFFIIIPILVAAVDSLKVQAISDPVKSTLEQLMAAIPLIFVALVVIAVGYYIARAVRGFVESFLSGVGFDGLPKRLGLSFLEPRDGAMSLSAIGGTVVMAVILLLTAEQALATLGLHQLSDLVGGLLAFLPSLGIGLAVILAALSLGHYVSELLGRVLASSAHRAIVQAVAKWAIVFLGFSMGLNQLGVGQEIIVIAVSAVLGGAALALGLAFGLGGREKAREIIDRGNL, from the coding sequence ATGATGACCATCGCAGGAAGAGTCCTGCTCCTCGCGGTTCTGATCTGGTGTCTGCCCATGACCTTGGCGGCCCAGGAGCCCGACCCCGGCGCGACCGCCGGAACGTCCGTCAGCAGTGCAGAGGTCGACAACCCGACCGCCCCGGCGACAGCCCCCGATCCAGCACCAACGGATCCCGCGGCGACGGCGGACCAGGATCCCTCGGTGGTGGGGACGGTGGTGGGTGGCGCCCAGCGGACCGCGAGCTCGAGCGTCGGAGCCGTCGGTGAAGCGGTCAGCGAGACCGCCGGCGCGGTCAGCGGCGGCCTCGCCGAGGTCGCCAGCCAGGGCAAGGCCCAGTGGCGCGAGGTCCTGATGCCGATGGGCCAGCGCTTCGCGGCGGCTTTTCCGTCGGTGGTCAAGGCCATCGCCCTGCTGCTGTTGTTCTGGCTGGTGGCGCTGCTCGCCGGCGCAGCGGTGCGTAAGGTCCTGAGCTTGACCGACAAGGACGAGAAACTGGCTCGCGATTGGGGCCTCGAAGGCTTCCTCAAGCGCAGCGACGGTAGCGAGCGCAAAGTCGACGACATCGCGGGCACGGTGGTCAAGTGGATCATTCTGCTCTTCGGCTTCGTCGCCTTCTTCAACGCCCTCGATCTCGAGCTGGTCGCCAGCCCGCTCCAGAACGTCCTCAACACGGTCACCGGTGCGGTGCCTTCGTTGCTCAAGGCGGCGGTCATCCTACTCGCCTACTGGGCGATCGGCAGCGTCGTCAAGCTGGCGGCGACCAAAGGCCTGGGCGCCCTCGGCTTCGACCAGCGCGCCGGCCGCTTCCTGCCGCCACGGGAAATCAAGGGCGAAACCGTCGGCCCGAGTGCGCTGGTCGGCCGGCTGCTGTTCTACATCATCCTGCTGCTCGGCATCCTGCCCTTCCTGCAGGCCCTCGGCCAGGAGTCGCTGGTCGCTCCGCTGCGCGACATGATGGCCAAGGTGCTGGGCTTCATCCCCAACATCGTCGCCGCCCTGATCCTGCTCTTCGTTGGCAAGATCATCGCCACCGTGGTGCGCGAGATCGTGACCAACTTCCTCGCCGCCACCGGCATCGACGGAGTCGCCGAACGCTTCGGTTTCGGTCAGGGAGAGAAAACCAAGAAGGTCTCGGAGATCGCCGGTGCGGTCGCCTTCTTCTTCATCATCATCCCGATTCTGGTGGCCGCCGTCGACAGCCTCAAGGTACAGGCCATCTCCGATCCGGTGAAGAGCACCCTGGAACAGTTGATGGCCGCGATTCCCTTGATCTTCGTCGCCTTGGTGGTGATCGCCGTCGGCTACTACATCGCCCGCGCCGTGCGCGGCTTCGTCGAGTCGTTCCTCTCCGGTGTCGGCTTCGACGGCCTGCCGAAACGCCTTGGTTTGAGCTTTCTCGAACCGCGCGATGGCGCCATGTCGCTGTCCGCCATCGGCGGCACCGTGGTGATGGCGGTCATCCTGTTGCTCACCGCCGAGCAGGCCCTCGCCACCCTCGGCCTACACCAGCTCTCGGACCTGGTCGGAGGCCTGCTGGCGTTCCTGCCGAGCCTGGGAATCGGCCTGGCGGTGATTCTCGCCGCCCTCAGCCTGGGCCACTACGTCTCGGAACTGCTCGGACGGGTCCTGGCGAGCTCGGCCCATCGCGCGATCGTTCAGGCGGTGGCCAAGTGGGCAATCGTCTTCCTCGGCTTCAGCATGGGCCTGAACCAGCTGGGAGTGGGTCAGGAAATCATCGTCATCGCCGTCTCGGCGGTGCTCGGTGGCGCCGCCCTGGCGCTCGGCCTGGCCTTCGGCCTGGGCGGCCGAGAGAAAGCGCGCGAGATCATCGATCGCGGCAATCTGTAG
- a CDS encoding DUF4388 domain-containing protein, with the protein MSLSGSLAQVALPHLLQLVATNGFSGKLLIRRAEDQGLLVFRDGQIIYSATNAARETFGSILLMRGLVSREILQEALVRQSTALEEQRLGSLLLEMGVIDEATVLSVLREQVEQTLAVMFQWSDGLFKFEPLEIPERGEMGVDLTDFVVAEGLPTDEIVERVMDRLRSSRQEPGATLGILRQELAGTEVTAEMSSRILEVGADVFQRCLLFQRVGGELRGVGQRGIEGGDDRVRELRVSLQEPSVLRRVVAEKIPFWGPLDPSPVHGALSQWLGRRPTGVMVVPIAVNERVSLVFFGDRLESASGWAPPSEIAPRLAAVGRLSGQVAT; encoded by the coding sequence ATGAGCCTCTCGGGAAGTCTTGCGCAAGTCGCGCTACCGCACCTGCTGCAGCTCGTTGCCACCAACGGTTTCTCCGGTAAGTTGTTGATCCGTCGGGCCGAGGATCAAGGCCTGCTGGTGTTCCGCGATGGACAGATCATCTACTCCGCGACCAATGCGGCGCGCGAGACCTTCGGCTCGATCCTGCTGATGCGGGGTCTGGTCAGCCGGGAGATCCTGCAAGAGGCGCTGGTTCGGCAGAGCACGGCGCTCGAAGAGCAGCGCCTCGGAAGTCTGCTCCTGGAGATGGGGGTGATCGACGAAGCGACCGTGCTGTCGGTGCTGCGGGAGCAGGTCGAGCAGACCCTCGCCGTAATGTTCCAGTGGAGCGACGGCCTGTTCAAGTTCGAGCCCCTGGAAATCCCGGAACGCGGCGAGATGGGGGTCGATCTGACCGACTTCGTGGTCGCCGAAGGCCTGCCGACGGACGAGATCGTGGAGCGGGTGATGGACCGCCTGCGCAGCAGCCGACAAGAGCCGGGGGCGACCCTCGGCATTTTGCGCCAGGAGCTGGCCGGTACCGAGGTGACGGCCGAGATGAGCTCGCGAATTCTCGAGGTCGGAGCCGACGTCTTTCAGCGCTGCTTGCTCTTTCAGCGCGTTGGAGGGGAGCTGCGAGGCGTCGGCCAGCGCGGGATCGAAGGGGGCGATGATCGCGTTCGGGAGCTCAGGGTCTCGCTGCAGGAGCCCTCCGTGTTGCGCCGGGTGGTGGCGGAGAAGATACCCTTCTGGGGGCCGCTCGATCCGTCGCCGGTACACGGCGCCCTGTCGCAGTGGCTCGGCCGCCGCCCGACCGGCGTGATGGTGGTACCGATCGCCGTCAACGAGCGAGTTTCGCTGGTCTTCTTCGGTGACCGCCTCGAGTCGGCCTCGGGCTGGGCGCCGCCTTCCGAGATCGCTCCGCGTCTGGCCGCCGTCGGCCGCCTCTCGGGCCAGGTCGCGACCTGA
- the proB gene encoding glutamate 5-kinase, translating to MPNRSSSTDRPTVARSRRTVIKLGTRVLTDDDGRLVQSRLLAVAEAVATLLDRGTDVLLVSSGAVGLGKDMLGLEYVPEELKERQACAAVGQSRLMSLWREGFAHLGHTCGQVLLTQSDFQDRPRYLNLRNTLNTLLRWGVIPVINENDAVSTEELAFLAGARRRVFGDNDKLSALVATDLDADLLVLLTDVAGVFERDPRRDPEAPLLACIDDPERLTAEAGDSGSEIGRGGMRSKVEAATIASRGGCDAVIASGKDLMALPKVLRGESEGTWFPARPGLAARRRWIAFAVAPRGILRLDPGAIDAVRHRGASLLAAGVHAVEGAFERGDVVELRAADDSLIGRGMVFCDARTARRWCAGDPPDGIRNHDALIHRRHLALES from the coding sequence ATGCCCAACCGATCCTCCAGCACCGATCGGCCGACCGTCGCCCGCTCGCGCCGCACCGTCATCAAGCTCGGAACCAGGGTCCTGACGGATGACGACGGCCGGCTGGTGCAGAGCCGGCTGCTGGCGGTCGCCGAAGCGGTCGCCACCCTCCTCGACCGCGGCACCGACGTCCTGTTGGTGAGCTCCGGCGCCGTCGGCCTGGGCAAGGACATGCTCGGCCTCGAATATGTCCCGGAAGAGCTCAAGGAGCGCCAGGCTTGCGCCGCCGTTGGCCAGAGCCGGTTGATGTCCCTGTGGCGGGAAGGCTTCGCCCATCTCGGCCACACCTGTGGCCAGGTCCTGCTGACCCAGAGCGACTTTCAAGACCGACCGCGCTACCTCAACCTGCGCAACACGCTCAACACGCTGCTGCGCTGGGGAGTGATCCCGGTGATCAACGAAAACGACGCCGTGTCGACGGAAGAGCTGGCCTTCCTGGCCGGCGCCCGGCGGCGCGTCTTCGGCGACAACGACAAGCTCTCGGCGCTGGTCGCCACCGACCTCGACGCCGATCTGCTGGTGCTGTTGACGGACGTCGCCGGTGTCTTCGAGCGCGACCCTCGCCGAGACCCGGAGGCCCCGCTGCTCGCCTGCATCGACGACCCCGAGAGGCTGACCGCCGAGGCCGGCGACAGCGGCTCGGAGATCGGCCGCGGCGGCATGCGCAGCAAGGTCGAAGCGGCGACCATCGCCAGCCGCGGCGGCTGCGATGCGGTGATCGCTTCCGGCAAAGACCTGATGGCGCTGCCGAAGGTGCTGCGGGGTGAGAGTGAAGGCACTTGGTTTCCGGCCCGGCCGGGCCTCGCCGCCCGGCGCCGCTGGATCGCCTTCGCGGTCGCGCCGCGCGGCATTCTGCGCCTCGATCCCGGTGCCATCGATGCGGTACGCCATCGCGGCGCTTCGCTCCTCGCCGCCGGAGTCCACGCCGTCGAGGGAGCCTTCGAGCGCGGCGACGTCGTCGAGCTGCGCGCCGCCGACGATTCTCTGATCGGCCGCGGCATGGTGTTCTGCGATGCGCGGACGGCCCGGCGCTGGTGTGCCGGCGACCCGCCCGACGGTATCCGCAATCACGATGCCCTCATCCATCGCCGTCACCTCGCCCTCGAGAGCTGA
- a CDS encoding glutamate-5-semialdehyde dehydrogenase, which produces MPSSIAVTSPSRADARISRVPESHAVSPDLASLAQAVRQAQRQLGSAAGERRSAVLHRLSQLLDERADDLLAANRRDLEAARRRNLAAPLLGRLALDGDKLATLREGIAELADQDDPIGQPVRRTELDDGLVLRQVKSPLGVLLIIFESRPDAVIQIGSLALRSGNGVILKGGSEAVHSNRALIACLRAALEAEGLSPEAICGVEGREAVHQLLELDSLIDLVIPRGSAALVRSIQESSRIPVLGHADGICHLYLDASADVAMATRLALDGKCGYPSACNATETLLVHRDFLPRLGAVGSALAAAGVTLRADGEAKAHLESAEDASADDWGTEFGDLTLAVRTVSDLDEAIEHIHRHGSAHTEAIVTADPDQASRFLERVDAASVFVNASTRFADGYRYGLGAEVGISTSRIHARGPVGVEGLLTTRWLLEGQGQTAGDYGAGKRAFRHRPLPL; this is translated from the coding sequence ATGCCCTCATCCATCGCCGTCACCTCGCCCTCGAGAGCTGACGCCCGAATTTCCCGAGTCCCGGAGAGCCATGCCGTGAGCCCAGACCTCGCATCCCTCGCCCAAGCCGTTCGGCAGGCCCAACGCCAGCTCGGCAGCGCCGCCGGTGAGCGGCGCAGCGCCGTGCTCCACCGCCTTTCCCAGTTGCTCGACGAGCGCGCCGACGACCTGCTGGCAGCCAACCGCCGCGACCTCGAGGCGGCACGCCGGCGCAACCTGGCGGCCCCCCTCCTCGGGCGTCTCGCCCTCGATGGCGACAAGCTCGCCACCCTGCGCGAAGGCATCGCGGAGCTCGCTGACCAGGACGATCCCATCGGCCAGCCGGTACGGCGCACGGAGCTCGACGATGGACTGGTGTTGCGTCAGGTGAAAAGCCCCCTCGGAGTCCTCCTGATCATCTTCGAGAGTCGACCCGACGCGGTCATCCAGATCGGTTCTCTGGCGCTGCGCTCGGGCAACGGGGTGATCCTCAAGGGCGGCTCCGAAGCGGTGCATTCGAACCGCGCCCTGATCGCCTGCCTGCGCGCCGCCCTCGAAGCGGAGGGACTGTCACCGGAGGCGATCTGCGGCGTCGAGGGGCGCGAAGCGGTGCATCAGCTCCTCGAGCTCGACAGCCTGATCGACCTGGTGATTCCCCGTGGCTCGGCGGCGCTGGTGCGCTCGATCCAGGAGAGCAGCCGGATTCCGGTGTTGGGTCACGCCGACGGCATCTGCCACCTCTACCTCGACGCCTCCGCCGACGTCGCCATGGCGACCCGCCTCGCCCTCGACGGCAAGTGCGGCTATCCGAGCGCCTGCAATGCCACCGAGACCCTGCTCGTCCACCGCGACTTCCTGCCGCGCCTGGGAGCGGTGGGCTCGGCCCTCGCGGCGGCCGGCGTCACCCTGCGCGCCGACGGCGAAGCCAAGGCCCATCTGGAGAGCGCCGAGGATGCCAGCGCCGACGACTGGGGAACCGAGTTCGGCGATCTCACCCTGGCGGTGCGCACCGTCTCGGACCTCGACGAGGCGATCGAGCACATCCATCGCCACGGCAGCGCCCACACCGAGGCCATCGTCACCGCCGATCCCGACCAGGCCAGCCGCTTCCTCGAGCGCGTCGACGCCGCCTCCGTGTTCGTCAACGCCAGCACCCGCTTCGCCGACGGCTACCGCTACGGCCTGGGGGCCGAGGTCGGGATCAGCACCAGCCGCATCCACGCCCGCGGCCCGGTCGGCGTCGAAGGGCTGTTGACCACTCGCTGGCTGCTCGAAGGCCAGGGCCAGACCGCCGGCGACTACGGCGCCGGCAAGCGCGCCTTCCGCCACCGGCCACTGCCGCTCTGA
- a CDS encoding M14 family metallopeptidase: protein MKNRFALMLALGLCLSLVPAFADEPARGLAASATFQYLPAGQAYDPEVPTPASHLGWEVGTWHVRHDALVHYLTRLAAGSDRMTVETQGYSHEGRPQILLTITSPRNHARLEEIRQARLAPGGPPKGAPAVLWLGYSIHGNEASGSNASLLVAYHLAAAQGEEIDRLLDEVIILIDPCLNPDGLGRFAQWANMHRGRQTVGDRFHREHLEVWPGGRTNHYWFDLNRDWLLLQHPESRARVRTVQRWRPDLSGDYHEMGADSTYFFQPGVPTRQNPLTPDRNLELTREIATFHAAALDRFGRLYFTEETFDDFYPGKGSTYPDLIGGVGVLFEQATVRGHQRDTSRGPLTFPEAVHNQFLTSLSMIAAAQAKGTALLDYRREFDRSALQLARQDEVAAYVLSHDGDVARGHHLVEILLQHGVEVHRLGRSVSLRGETFSPADSFVVPVEQRQYRLVKTLFERRQEFVDSTFYDVSAWTLPLAFGLRSAEVPRRDLAADLLAAKVAESSQPAFELEPASAEPYAYLLDWSAYYAPRAVYELLREGVGLRVAEKPFEVETARGRRAFAAGTVVIPTAGAEASLGPRLAEVGRRYGVPVDRVSSGLTAAGIDLGSPSSQVLRQPKPLLLVGPGVAAYEAGEIWHLLDHRTGVELPLVEGSRLTGVDLDRYTHLLMVDGDYKRLPEETVEAIRRWVRRGGIVVATRRAARWAGSQLLELDEQEAAVAGNVGEGRRPYGDYDRDRQAEQISGAIFATELDLTHPLAFGFRNAMLPSFRTTTHVLRPPADAYSTVARYSESPLLAGYASRQRRNQIAGSAAVVATRLGRGVVVRMSDSANFRGFWYGTNRLYLNALFLAPLVDSTAPWR, encoded by the coding sequence ATGAAGAATCGATTCGCCCTGATGCTCGCCCTCGGACTCTGTCTGTCGCTGGTCCCGGCCTTCGCCGACGAACCGGCTCGCGGACTGGCCGCCTCGGCGACTTTCCAGTACCTGCCGGCCGGGCAGGCTTACGATCCCGAGGTGCCGACCCCGGCATCCCACCTCGGCTGGGAGGTCGGCACCTGGCACGTCCGTCACGATGCCCTGGTGCACTACCTGACGCGCCTCGCGGCGGGTTCCGACCGCATGACGGTCGAGACCCAGGGCTACAGCCACGAAGGGCGACCGCAGATTCTGCTCACCATCACGTCGCCGCGCAACCACGCCCGCCTCGAGGAGATCCGGCAGGCCCGACTGGCGCCCGGAGGGCCGCCGAAGGGCGCTCCGGCGGTGCTTTGGCTGGGCTACAGCATCCACGGTAACGAGGCCAGTGGGTCGAACGCCTCGCTGTTGGTGGCCTACCACCTGGCGGCGGCGCAGGGCGAGGAGATCGATCGCCTGCTCGACGAAGTGATCATCCTGATCGATCCCTGCCTGAATCCCGACGGCCTCGGCCGCTTTGCGCAGTGGGCCAACATGCATCGCGGTCGCCAAACGGTCGGCGACCGCTTCCATCGCGAGCACCTCGAGGTCTGGCCCGGCGGTCGCACCAACCACTACTGGTTCGACCTCAATCGCGACTGGCTCCTGCTGCAGCACCCGGAGTCGCGGGCTCGCGTCCGCACGGTGCAGCGCTGGCGACCGGACCTCTCCGGCGACTACCACGAGATGGGTGCCGACAGCACTTATTTCTTCCAGCCGGGAGTGCCGACGCGGCAGAACCCCCTGACCCCGGATCGAAATCTCGAGCTCACCCGCGAGATCGCCACCTTTCACGCCGCCGCCCTCGATCGCTTCGGTCGCCTCTACTTCACCGAGGAGACCTTCGACGACTTCTATCCCGGCAAGGGCTCGACCTATCCGGACCTCATCGGCGGGGTCGGTGTGCTCTTCGAGCAGGCCACCGTGCGCGGGCATCAGCGCGATACCTCCCGCGGACCGCTGACCTTTCCGGAGGCGGTGCACAACCAGTTCTTGACCTCCCTGTCGATGATCGCGGCGGCCCAGGCCAAGGGCACCGCCCTGCTGGACTATCGCCGCGAGTTCGATCGCTCGGCTCTGCAGTTGGCCCGACAGGATGAGGTGGCGGCCTATGTCTTGTCCCACGATGGCGATGTCGCTCGCGGCCACCACCTGGTGGAGATTCTTCTGCAGCACGGCGTCGAGGTGCACCGACTCGGTCGTTCCGTGAGCTTGCGGGGAGAGACTTTCTCACCGGCGGACTCTTTCGTCGTGCCTGTCGAACAGCGTCAGTACCGCTTGGTCAAGACCCTCTTCGAGCGGCGCCAAGAGTTCGTCGACTCGACCTTCTACGACGTCTCGGCCTGGACCCTTCCGCTGGCCTTCGGGTTGCGCTCCGCCGAGGTGCCGCGGCGAGATCTGGCCGCGGATCTGCTGGCGGCGAAGGTCGCAGAGAGCTCTCAGCCGGCCTTCGAGCTCGAGCCTGCGTCGGCCGAGCCCTATGCCTACCTGCTCGACTGGTCGGCCTACTATGCGCCGCGAGCGGTCTATGAGCTGCTGCGCGAGGGCGTCGGTCTGCGGGTCGCCGAGAAGCCCTTCGAGGTCGAGACCGCCCGCGGACGCCGCGCCTTCGCGGCCGGCACCGTGGTGATTCCAACGGCGGGAGCCGAAGCTTCCCTGGGACCCCGGCTGGCCGAAGTCGGTCGCCGCTACGGCGTGCCCGTGGACCGGGTCTCGAGCGGCCTGACGGCGGCCGGTATCGATCTCGGGAGCCCGAGCTCGCAGGTGCTGCGTCAGCCCAAGCCGCTGCTGCTGGTCGGCCCCGGCGTGGCGGCCTACGAGGCGGGGGAGATCTGGCATCTTCTCGACCACCGCACCGGCGTCGAGCTGCCGCTGGTCGAAGGGTCGCGGCTCACCGGCGTCGATCTCGATCGTTACACCCATCTGCTGATGGTCGACGGCGACTACAAACGGCTCCCGGAGGAAACCGTCGAGGCGATCCGGCGCTGGGTGCGGCGCGGCGGCATCGTGGTCGCCACCCGGCGGGCGGCGCGCTGGGCCGGCAGCCAGCTCCTCGAGCTCGACGAGCAGGAGGCGGCGGTGGCCGGCAATGTCGGCGAGGGGCGTCGCCCCTACGGTGACTACGACCGCGATCGGCAGGCGGAGCAGATCAGCGGTGCGATCTTCGCCACCGAGCTCGATCTCACCCATCCCCTCGCCTTCGGTTTCCGCAACGCCATGTTGCCCAGCTTCCGGACCACGACCCATGTGCTGCGGCCGCCGGCCGACGCCTACTCGACGGTGGCCCGCTACAGCGAGTCGCCACTGCTGGCGGGCTATGCCTCGCGCCAGCGGCGCAACCAGATCGCCGGAAGTGCGGCGGTGGTGGCCACCCGGTTGGGGCGCGGCGTGGTGGTGCGAATGAGTGACTCGGCCAACTTCCGAGGCTTCTGGTACGGCACCAATCGCCTCTACCTCAACGCCCTTTTCCTCGCTCCGCTGGTCGACTCGACAGCCCCCTGGCGTTAG
- a CDS encoding NAD-dependent succinate-semialdehyde dehydrogenase, with translation MMLVSVDPTSGEEIARWDELTPAELEDALAASHRAFEAWRRTSFEIRQGLLRRVATNLRDGAEALARLMATEMGKPVAEGRAEVEKCAWVCEHYAEHGEADLASVDVATEARRSFVAHRPLGPVLAVMPWNFPLWQVFRFAAPAVMAGNTALLKHASNVTGCALEIERLFATAGAPPGLFTTLRLGSRRVGAVIDDRRVAAVTLTGSTPAGKAVAERAGRALKKTVLELGGSDPYVVLEDADVELAARVGAVSRLINSGQSCIAAKRFVVVAARRAELEERLVAQMASVAMGDPRHEDTRLGPQARHDLRDDLHRQVTTSLAAGARCLLGGELPEGPGAFYPATVLGGVGPGMAAYDEELFGPVAAVIPVADEGQALAVANDTVFGLGAAIFSRDQERAAALALEHLEAGCCFVNDFVRSDPRLPFGGVKESGWGRELGAWGIREFTNVKTIWVA, from the coding sequence GTGATGCTGGTCAGCGTCGATCCCACCAGCGGAGAAGAGATCGCTCGTTGGGACGAGCTGACGCCGGCCGAGCTGGAAGATGCCCTGGCGGCCAGCCACCGCGCCTTCGAGGCCTGGCGGCGGACCTCCTTCGAGATCCGGCAGGGACTGCTGCGGCGGGTCGCCACCAACCTGCGAGATGGTGCCGAGGCCCTCGCGCGCCTGATGGCGACGGAGATGGGCAAGCCGGTGGCCGAGGGCCGGGCCGAGGTCGAGAAGTGTGCCTGGGTGTGCGAGCACTACGCCGAGCACGGCGAGGCGGACCTGGCGTCGGTGGATGTCGCGACCGAGGCGCGGCGCAGCTTCGTCGCCCATCGACCCCTCGGCCCGGTGTTGGCGGTGATGCCGTGGAACTTCCCGCTGTGGCAGGTGTTTCGTTTCGCGGCGCCGGCTGTGATGGCGGGCAACACGGCGCTCCTCAAGCACGCTTCCAACGTCACCGGCTGCGCCCTCGAGATCGAGCGATTGTTTGCGACCGCCGGGGCGCCGCCGGGGTTGTTCACCACCCTGCGCCTGGGAAGTCGCCGGGTCGGTGCGGTGATCGACGATCGGCGGGTGGCGGCGGTGACCCTGACCGGCAGCACTCCCGCCGGCAAGGCGGTGGCGGAGCGCGCCGGCCGGGCCCTCAAGAAGACCGTTCTGGAGCTCGGCGGCAGCGACCCCTACGTGGTTCTCGAGGACGCAGATGTCGAGCTCGCGGCCCGGGTCGGCGCCGTCAGCCGGCTGATCAACAGCGGCCAGAGCTGTATCGCCGCCAAGCGCTTCGTGGTGGTGGCGGCGCGACGGGCCGAGCTCGAGGAGCGTCTGGTGGCGCAGATGGCGTCCGTCGCGATGGGTGATCCGCGCCACGAGGACACCCGCCTGGGGCCGCAGGCGCGGCACGACCTGCGCGACGATCTGCACCGCCAGGTCACCACCAGCCTCGCCGCCGGGGCGCGCTGTCTGCTCGGTGGCGAGCTGCCGGAAGGGCCGGGGGCGTTCTATCCGGCCACCGTCCTGGGCGGTGTCGGTCCCGGCATGGCGGCCTATGACGAGGAGCTTTTCGGCCCGGTGGCGGCGGTGATTCCGGTGGCCGACGAAGGGCAGGCCCTGGCCGTCGCCAACGACACCGTTTTCGGTCTCGGAGCGGCGATCTTCAGCCGCGACCAGGAGCGCGCCGCGGCGCTCGCCCTCGAACACCTGGAAGCCGGCTGTTGCTTCGTCAACGACTTCGTGCGTTCCGATCCCCGGTTGCCTTTCGGCGGCGTCAAGGAATCGGGTTGGGGGCGAGAGCTCGGCGCCTGGGGGATTCGCGAGTTCACCAACGTCAAGACAATCTGGGTTGCCTAG